The Methanolacinia petrolearia DSM 11571 genome has a segment encoding these proteins:
- a CDS encoding DNA-directed RNA polymerase subunit N: protein MIPVRCFTCGKVISTEYEEYKKRLEAGEDIREILDDLGLERYCCRRMLLSHKEIIDDLNPYQ from the coding sequence ATGATACCAGTCAGATGTTTTACCTGTGGAAAAGTGATTTCCACCGAGTATGAAGAGTATAAGAAGAGATTGGAAGCTGGTGAGGATATCAGGGAGATTCTGGATGATCTCGGCCTTGAGCGTTACTGCTGCAGGAGAATGCTGCTTTCGCACAAGGAGATCATTGACGATCTCAACCCTTATCAATAA
- a CDS encoding DNA-directed RNA polymerase subunit K, translating into MTTSYTRYERARIVGARSLQISMGAPLLVKTDKIDPLEIALEEYQKGVIPITVKRR; encoded by the coding sequence ATGACAACATCATACACCCGCTATGAAAGAGCCCGCATCGTCGGGGCACGCTCGTTGCAAATCTCGATGGGCGCACCGTTATTAGTGAAAACAGACAAGATTGATCCTCTTGAAATCGCATTAGAGGAGTACCAAAAGGGCGTAATTCCCATTACAGTGAAAAGAAGATAA
- the rpsB gene encoding 30S ribosomal protein S2 translates to MNANSDIEIELKESLVPVEDYLAAGVHIGTQQKSQDMMKFIYRVRGDGLYILDIQQTDDRIKTAAEFIAKFDPAKVFVVTSRQYGQYPAKKFADAVGGRSKVGRFIPGMLTNQRIPNYVEPEVVIVTDPIGDSQAINEAVQCGVPVVALCDTNNITKYIDLVIPTNNKGRKALSLIYYLLAREVLKIRGVPTSITVEDFEIEL, encoded by the coding sequence TTGAATGCAAATAGTGATATTGAGATAGAGCTGAAAGAGTCCTTAGTCCCGGTTGAAGACTACCTCGCTGCCGGTGTACACATCGGAACGCAGCAGAAGAGCCAGGACATGATGAAGTTTATCTACCGCGTCCGCGGTGACGGACTTTACATCCTTGACATTCAGCAGACAGACGACAGGATAAAGACCGCTGCAGAGTTCATTGCAAAGTTCGACCCTGCAAAGGTATTCGTTGTGACCTCGCGCCAGTATGGACAGTACCCCGCGAAGAAGTTCGCCGATGCAGTCGGCGGAAGGTCGAAGGTCGGCCGCTTCATTCCCGGAATGCTGACCAATCAGAGGATCCCCAACTACGTCGAACCCGAAGTGGTTATCGTAACCGACCCGATCGGCGATTCGCAGGCGATCAACGAGGCAGTCCAGTGCGGCGTCCCGGTAGTTGCTCTCTGCGACACCAACAACATTACTAAATATATTGATCTCGTAATCCCTACAAACAATAAAGGGCGCAAAGCTCTGAGCCTGATATACTATCTGCTTGCAAGAGAGGTTCTTAAGATACGTGGTGTCCCGACCTCCATTACAGTAGAAGACTTCGAGATCGAGCTTTAA
- the amrB gene encoding AmmeMemoRadiSam system protein B, giving the protein MDVRRVTLAGRFYPGEPASLKEQLAYFFSHVALPHPVDACGIVSPHAGTIYSGQAAAYSFSAIPSDFNGTFIVVAPSHAGYPDCTSGLSWETPLGIIECDEALVSALDINRDDFAMAQPENSLEVQMPFIKFRFPDAKVVPVLMGRQTLQGAEAMAEAIVRTVRETSSDVRIVASSDFSHYIPDEEARRLDGYAIEALFDLDSEEFFRRIREEGVSACGYGPIAVMVEACRELFGAKKSELLKYMTSGDVSGDFSQVVGYAAVAVF; this is encoded by the coding sequence ATGGATGTGCGCAGGGTCACTCTGGCCGGGAGATTCTATCCCGGGGAGCCCGCTTCTTTAAAGGAGCAGCTGGCGTATTTTTTTAGTCATGTTGCTTTGCCGCATCCTGTAGATGCCTGCGGAATAGTATCCCCTCATGCGGGGACAATATATTCCGGTCAGGCTGCCGCATATTCCTTTTCTGCAATTCCAAGTGATTTCAACGGGACTTTTATCGTTGTCGCACCGAGCCATGCGGGCTATCCCGACTGTACGTCGGGCCTTTCATGGGAGACGCCTCTCGGGATTATCGAATGTGACGAGGCCCTCGTCTCCGCACTCGATATAAACAGGGACGATTTTGCAATGGCCCAGCCGGAAAACTCACTCGAAGTGCAGATGCCCTTCATAAAGTTCAGGTTCCCGGATGCGAAGGTCGTGCCGGTACTTATGGGAAGGCAGACTCTCCAGGGAGCAGAAGCGATGGCGGAGGCGATCGTCCGTACGGTCAGGGAGACGTCGTCGGATGTCAGGATTGTCGCATCATCGGACTTTTCGCATTATATCCCCGATGAAGAGGCGAGAAGGCTCGACGGTTATGCCATCGAAGCTCTCTTCGATCTTGATTCCGAAGAATTTTTCAGGAGGATCAGGGAGGAGGGCGTCAGTGCCTGTGGCTACGGGCCGATTGCCGTGATGGTTGAGGCATGCAGGGAATTATTCGGTGCAAAAAAGAGTGAACTGCTGAAATACATGACCAGCGGCGATGTCTCGGGTGACTTCAGCCAGGTTGTCGGGTACGCGGCGGTTGCAGTTTTTTAA
- the mvk gene encoding mevalonate kinase: MATWSAPGKVFLFGEHAVVYGKPGIAMAIKPRVSVTVRKVRNPSKINSPYIENCFELTGVTGSVYIHSQLPSSSGLGSSAAVTVATLSAINDEFNLSLEKKDIADIAYQVEKKVQRGRASPTDTFVSTYGGLILIKDNKRRILPPENFNIVIGNTLVSHKTSELVEMVGEFRRTNPLVVDPILNAIEAVTIRSMHNFNNLKVLGRYMDVNHSLLEALGVGHPALTRLVNAARSGGAYGAKMTGAGGGGCMIALCPKRSKSRVAAAIEAADGKAIITTIDTEGARREDDDEREDYIKAGR, translated from the coding sequence ATGGCGACATGGAGTGCACCGGGCAAGGTATTTTTATTTGGCGAGCATGCGGTGGTCTACGGGAAACCGGGAATAGCAATGGCCATCAAACCGAGGGTCTCGGTCACGGTCAGAAAGGTGCGGAACCCCTCGAAGATAAATTCCCCGTATATAGAGAACTGTTTCGAGCTGACCGGGGTTACGGGAAGTGTCTATATCCATTCCCAGCTCCCGAGCTCTTCGGGACTCGGGTCGTCAGCAGCGGTCACAGTCGCAACACTCTCGGCGATAAACGATGAGTTCAACCTCTCCTTGGAGAAGAAGGATATCGCGGATATCGCGTACCAGGTGGAGAAGAAGGTCCAGAGAGGAAGGGCGAGTCCGACAGATACATTCGTCTCCACCTACGGCGGACTGATCCTGATCAAGGACAATAAAAGAAGAATCCTCCCGCCGGAGAATTTCAACATCGTTATCGGCAATACCCTCGTCTCGCACAAGACTTCCGAACTCGTGGAGATGGTGGGCGAATTCAGGAGGACTAACCCGCTCGTGGTCGACCCGATCCTCAATGCGATAGAGGCGGTTACGATAAGATCCATGCACAACTTCAACAACTTAAAAGTCCTTGGGCGGTATATGGACGTCAACCATTCACTCCTCGAGGCTCTCGGGGTAGGCCATCCGGCATTGACAAGGCTTGTCAATGCGGCAAGGAGCGGCGGTGCATACGGCGCCAAGATGACAGGGGCCGGAGGAGGAGGGTGCATGATCGCACTCTGCCCGAAGAGATCCAAGAGCAGGGTCGCCGCTGCAATAGAGGCTGCCGACGGAAAGGCGATTATAACTACAATAGATACGGAAGGGGCACGCAGGGAAGACGACGATGAAAGAGAAGATTATATTAAAGCTGGGCGGTAG